In the Populus trichocarpa isolate Nisqually-1 chromosome 1, P.trichocarpa_v4.1, whole genome shotgun sequence genome, ACAGGCAATACCCCTTAACTCCATTAGCATATCCCAAGAATACACATTTTCTGGATTTTGAATCCAACTTGCTAACTTCTTGTGTATTGTACATCACGTACACAGGACTTCCAAATATATGCAATCGAGAATAATCAGCTTGTTTTCCAGTCCACATCTCCATCGGTGTCTTAAGCTCAATTGCAGTTGACGGAGATCGGTTTATCACATAACAGGCGGTATTGACTGCTTCTGCCCAGAATGACTTTCCTAGACCTGCAGCCTTCAACATTGCTCTTGTTCTTTCTAATAGAGTTCTGTTCATCCGCTCTGCcactccattttgttgtggagtgtaTGCCGTTGTGAACTGCCTTTTGATACCTTCATGTTGACAGAAGTTATCAAATTCATCACTGGTATATTCTCCTCCATTGTCAGTCCTCAAACACTTGATCTTCTTTTCAGATTCAAGTTCCACCCGCgctttgaaagttttaaagacTGCAAACACATATGTCTTCCTTCTAGTTGGATACACCCAACATCTCCTGGAGAAGTCATCTATGAATGATACAAAGTATCTTGCTCCTCCCAAGAATACGTGCTTGCCAAACATCAGAGTGAATCAGGTCTAAGATGCATTTGCTCTTAGTTGTTGATGTGCCAAACTTCAACCTGTGTTGTTTACTTGTAACACAGTGCTCACAAAAAGGTAAAGTAACCTTTGTAAGCCCAGGAAGTAACTTCTGATCAGAGAGAACTTTTAAACCTTTCTCTGACATGTGACCTAGTTTTTGATGCCACATCATCGTTTTCTCTTCTGCAGGACTGGCTGATGAGATTGACGCTTCTGCCCCATGATGTGTTTCTCTCATTAGTACAAACATGTTTGCAACTGTCTTTCTTGCCTTTAAAACCACCAGCGCTCATTTGACAATTTTCATGATTCCATTGTCTGTTCGAATCTTACAGCCAAGGCTATCAAATTGTCCTACGGACAAAAGATTCTTCTTTAAGTCTTTCACATGTCGCACTCCTGAAATAGTGTGAATTAAGCCATCATACATCTTCAATTTGATGGTGCCAATGCCAGCAATCTCTACAGCATGATTATCACCCATGAACACTTTACCTCCAGAGATGGGTTCATATGTTTGGAACCAATCTCGATTAGGAGTCATATGCCATGTTGCTCCTGAATCCATTAGCCAGACCTCAGTAAGCTCTTCTCTATCTGTAGAGATTGTCACTGCTTCACTATATAAAACCTCCCCATCTTCTGAGGTGCTCGCAACACATCCTTGAGGTTTTGATGACTCTGCAGTGTTCTCTATACCCTTTTTAAACCAACAATCCCTTTTGAAGTGTCCCTTTTCTGCCACAGTTGTAGCATTTCACAGTCTTCTTGCTTCTTGATTTGGACCTCCCCTGCCTTTGACTCCCACTGGAGCCACGCTCCGTTGATCTCCCTCTTGACACCAATAATGCCTCTGCTTGGTTTGAACTATTTCTGTCTCCTTTATTTTTGCgcctattttcttcttccaagaTGGCGACTGCAACATCATCAAAGACTATATAGTCTGTGAGGATATTATTGGTCAAGTTGATAATGAGCTGATCATACGAATCTGGAAGACTTTGAAGTAGAAGCTCTGCACGTTCACTTTCCTCTATTTGTTGACCCAACGTAGTGAGTTGTGAAAATAGAGTTCTTATTGTGTTGATGTGGTCAGTCACCGCCGTGGTTTCTGCCATTCGAAGGGTATAAAGTCTCCgctttaagaaaatcttattgTGCAAAGACTTGGACTCATATAGCTTTGTTAGAGTCTCTCATATCTCCTTAGCTGTTTTCTTCTCCGCCACACTTGATAATACTTCATCGGCTaatgctaaatgtatgttagcaaTAGCATTTCCATCCATCTCATTCCATTTTGCATTATCAGTGATCTCCGCGGGGCGATCCCCAATTGCTGCCAAGCAATTGTCTTTCCTTAAGATTGCCTTGATTCTCATTTTCCACAGTGAGAAATTGCTCTCATTGAACCTCTCATTCTCATACTTTGCTGCCATTGTATTCACCGAGATCTATTCAGCTATAACTGTTTCACTGATTTGTAACGTATACAGAAATAATATCGTGTGAATAATACTTCACTAAGTAAGTTctcaggaaagattggaggggtcacaaacggtcccgcttaaaacccaatatCCTTAGACAGAACTTCCTAGACTGTATTTAATCACCGCACTGACTTTCTATATACGCCAACAGTAGCATATGTGAACAGTACCGTATGGATGAATAGTGTCGTATAGGTGAATAGTGTCGTAGATGTGAATAGTAACTGTATACACGAATAACTTTTGTGTATTAACAACACCAACcagaaggctctgataccactgttaGTATACTGACATGCAAACCCGACAAGATAAAAGGCAAATAAtaggataaaatgagaaatgagacatacaagaatttacatggttcacccaatttggctacgtccacgggcaagtatagaaggattttactaagtaatgtgggaattacaacctctctctaacaataggagaacaactgaaatctctctattactAGGAGAAAACACCTCACTTACTATCTCACAAAATACCTCACAATTATGTGGGATTACTTTCCCTCTCTCACTCTCCTCTTCTCTCTTATTTCTCTCTTGGTGTGTTATCTATGGCAAGGATGcactgcctatttataggcaagcatcCTTGCCTTTGTCTTGCAAAAGATAAGAGCAAGGCAAGTGGCAAGGCAAGTGGCACTAATTGACATTAATTAGTGCTGCAATAATTGATACTAATTAGTGCCGCAAGTTGCACTAATTAGTGCTTACCTAGCTGGTTTCATAGCTGGCTTCACATATAACACTGAGAAGACCTCATACCAATCCATTGAAGAGTGAGGCTATTGCCATGGGGAGACCAAGTTCATCAATTGGAGAGTGAGTCTATTGTCATGGGAAGACCAGGTTCATCCCTTGAGAGTTGTGCATATGGCACTGGAATTCCAAGTTCATCCCTTAAAAGGTACTGCATATAACACTAGAGAGACTAAATTCATCTATTGAAGAGTGATGCATATAACACTAGTAAGACCTTATATCAATTCCTCGGAGAGTGAGGCTATTGCCTTAGGGTTTCTAATATGGTCTGAGTGAGGAGTGTTCGTGACAAGAAGGAAATTTGTCATTCTAGgtcatagtttttttattttatttttttaaaatccaaaccaCATAATTATTAATCATTCAATTTATCAGGTTTAatgatattgtaaaaaaaaaaatcatgtaatcttgataatttttatatttttaaaaaatctgatTCATAACGAATTGCAGATCAATTAACTGATAATAACTATCATCTAGGtgggttttattttgtttattcttgAAAGTGattgagatattttattttaatgtcaaaGGCATCAGCAACATTTATCCTCCACTAAATTCTCTACAACCAAAAACAAAGTTCTTGAATGAATGGATGGTGCTCTTCCAGCTCCTTCAAGCTTAAAAGttacataaactgcaatttatGCTGTGGTTCAAACTAAGAACTAGAAAACGCAGACATGACCCAAGAAGTAAGCCAGCAAACATGAGACGATGGTGAATTGTTGTGCatcaaaatttttaaccagAGAAAAATAATAGCCCCATGGAAAAGTAGAAGGTGAGTGCAAAAACATCAACCAAGAAGAAGGTAAAGTCATGACAATGACAGCAACTTAAATCGACTAATGGACCACTGAATTCCACAGGAGGACTCAAAAGTCTTGATAACGTCCAATCAAACTGAACTTGCAAggtttactttgttttttcgTCGAAGTGGCTGGCTATCAATCAGTCTTACTagtctttttccttcttttatttctaatttgaaGGGGAGATGAAATGGTGATTTAACCAGACAAATTATAACCCTTGAACTCCAACACTCTGCTGGTTTTCATGGACTTCTCTTTTCATCTATTAGCGGTTTCAACAGTTTTAGCATTAGTTCTGTGGTACACTTTACGCAGAGTGAGAGAGAGTAGGCGCAAAACTGAAAAGGGTTTGCAGCCACCGGAACCATCTGGTGCGTTGCCACTTATAGGCCATCTCCATCTATTAGGGGCACAAAAGACGCTTGCTCGAACATTGGCTGCCATGGCAGATAAATATGGTCCCATCTTCACAATTCGGCTGGGAAAGCACCCTACAGTTGTGGTTAGCAATCTTGAGGCAATTAAGGAGTGCTTCACAACACATGATAGGATTTTATCATCCAGGCCAAGATCAAGTCACGGGGAGCACCTAAGCTACAATTATGCAGCATTTGGTTTCAATAATTCGGGTCCTTTTTGGCGTGAAATGCGTAAGATAGTTACGATTCAACTCCTTTCCAGCCATAGGCTCAAGTCTTTGAGGCATGTTCAGGTCTCGGAGGTGAATACCTTGATCAATGACTTGTACTTGCTCAGTAAGAGCAATAAGCAAGGCTCGACCAAGATAGACATTAGTGAATGTTTTGAGCGAATGACAATAAATATGATCACAAGAATGATTGCAGGAAAGAGATACTTCAGTAGTACGGAAGctgaaaaagaagatgaaggaaAACGTATTGGAAAACTCATGAAGGAGTTCATGTATATTTCCGGTGTCTTTGTCCCTTCGGATGTAATTCCATTTCTTGGATGGATGAATAACTTTCTTGGATCCGTGAAAACTATGAAGCGTCTTTCGAGGGAACTGGATTCCCTTATGGAAAGTTGGATTCAAGAACATAAATTGAAGAGGCTCGAGAGTACTGAGAACACTAACAAAATGGAGGACGACGACTTCATAGATGTGATGCTATCCCTACTGGATGATTCCATGTTTGGCTATTCTCGCGAAACAATTATCAAGGCAACAGCAATGGTATGGTCTCTAATATATGCTGGCATTTAGCTTATAGCTACaagttgcttctttttttttgctagcaAACTCATATAGCATGATTTCTTCGAATTACAGGCCCATAAGTACATGTAGTTGCTTCGTGCGAAACCATTGAACTGAGTTTGGGTTTAGAGAAACAATTCTTGTCCCGCTAAAATTATCCTTCAATTGTGATGAAGTAAATTTTACTTGGTTCTGATATTGGTAAATTCCATTGCGTGTGTCCAGGACCAGGATAGTGTTATTTCTACATGAGCAGGTTAAATCTAGCTGCGAATTGCAACTCTTCTATTTGTCAGAAAAGGCCTGATTCTCACGATGCTTTAATTCTATGGTGTAGACTCTTATCATAGCAGGTGCCGATACCACATCTATCACCCTGACATGGATCTTATCCAATTTGTTGAACAATAGACGGTCATTGCAGCTTGCCCAAGAAGAGCTAGACCTCAAAGTTGGCAGGGAAAGATGGGCAGAGGACTCTGATATTGGGAACTTAGTGTACATCCAGGCCATTATCAAAGAGACATTGCGCTTGTACCCACCAGGTCCTTTGTCAGTCCCACATGAGGCAACAAAAGATTTTTGTGTTGCCGGATATCACATACCAAAGGGCACTCGTTTGTTTGCAAATTTATGGAAGCTGCATCGGGACCCAAATTTGTGGTCTAATCCTGATGAATATATGCCAGAAAGATTTCTCACTGATCACGCAAATGTAGATGTTTTAGGTCACCATTTTGAGTTGATTCCATTTGGCTCGGGGAGACGATCTTGTCCTGGTATCACATTTGCATTGCAAGTGCTCCATTTGACGTTTGCCAGATTGCTTCAGGGTTTTGACATGAAAACACCAACGGGTGAATCAGTGGACATGACTGAGGGCGTAGCTATAACCTTGCCTAAGGCGACTCCTTTGGAAATTCAGATCACCCCACGCCTCTCTCCTGAACTCTACTATGAGTGCTAAATGGTAAAGTTAAGACAACAATGCGTGCTACTTGTTTGCgtatttatatgtttattatttGGATTGAAGTTTGTGTATTTGTATGATTAGAAGCTATTTTGAATTCTCGAACACGCTCTTCATGATCCAGCTAACGCAAAGCTGAGGCAACACAATCTGTCTCGTCTGCAGCTaatttgaggtggagagtgCTGTCTGAAACGAATTCCATCCTGTGTTACAATAgtttttatatggaaaaaagTTATTATGATGGAACAATATTCCCAATGAAAAGAAAGACGACCGTATTCAAGCATCTGAAATACAAATACAGGCTAGGACGACCCACCCGAGGGGCAAGATGCCTATGTTCTGTTGCATGTTTCTTGATGGGGCAATGtccatgaatgtttttttttaatttatttatttgaatgtgATCTCAATTTTATTAACTTGGATTAAAGAGTTACATAGACCAAAGAGAAAATGGTCCAGGAAAATTACAGATTTAATACATTAAACATAAGGGAGCATAAAGGaccaacataaataaaaaaaacaggacttgaacaaaaaaaaaagtgcatgaATTTGGTATTCATGATGACCGTAAACCTTTTTTATCCACGAGAAGAACACCAGCCAGCTTTTATTAATCTTGGCAGCAAACGAGATCCTTGAACCCAGAAATGTTCTATATGCCAATAAGGTTTTTGGTCTGAATCTCTCTATCGTGAgagttgcttttttttatatattaaggcTTTGTTTGATAATGCGGTTGAAATcatgttcttttaaattttaattttttttgctaaaagttatttgtttttatgttttcggatggttttgatgtgatgatattaaaaataattttttttaaataaaaaaaatattatttttatgcatttctaagcgaaaaatactttgaaccgcAACCACTACTATAATTCCAAACAAGCCCTAAAAATGTAGCTCCTTACTCGACTGAAAATCAACCATTAATAGCATTACTATACAAGATAAGAGTAAAGCCTATCAATTTTATGTCTATATACAATATATATTTCTGCATATATAGCTAGACTAAATAAAGTAACACATAACAAGCCATCAATTTTGCTAACATCTCCCCTCATTGATGTTGAGTGATCTAGAAGCATCAATTTGTAAAACAAGAATTGATAGCGAGAACCAGAGAGAGCCTTGGTGAAAACAACAATGGTTTGGTGTTTAGTAGAAATATATGGAACAGTAATATCCTGATGAGCTAAGGCTTCACAAATGAAATGACAAtccattttaatatgtttggtggATTCGCACTGGTATGAAAAACAGGATTCACAGCAATCTAAATAGCACTGGTATTATCAGTATGAAGGGGAATATGAGTAAGCTACGAAACATTAAGTTCGCCTAACAACCCACGAAGACATACAATTTTAGAACAAGCACATGACATAGCCCTATATTCAGACTCTGTGGATGACTTTGAGACACAAGCGTGCTTCTTACTCTTTCAAGAAATAAGAGCATCACCAAGAAATATACATCAACCCACAATAAAATGACAAGTATCCACACAACCAACCCAGTTAGGATCACTAAAGCCTACCAAATATAAAGACCTTTCGGAAAGGAAGAACAAGCCGCGACTAGATATCCCTTTGAGATATTGAAGAAAATGACAAACAACAACCAAATATATCTGACATGAAGCCTGTATAAACCAACTCACTTGTTGAACAATAAATGATATATCATGTCGAGTAATGGTCAAATATTCAAACTGCCCACCAGTTATCGATACATTGAAGGATTTGATAAGGGATCATCATCCGTCTTAGCAACTTTAAATTTACCTCTAAAGaagtaaaaattgaattatcGTCTTGAAGGCTAGctaatgaaaaaagttattgggTACacttatattcatgtaaaaatatGCCATTCAGAAAATGTTGAACCTGAAGtccaagaaaatattgtagGGAACCAAGATCTATCATAAGAAAGGAATATTTGAGGCGTTGTTGGAGTTGGTCAATTAATTGAAGGTCAGATCCAGTAATCACGACATACACAAGTATAACAATCCCAGAGGTGCCTGAATAAATATGAAACTTCTCAAACGATGCTTATGGTGCCTACTTCAAACCATATAAAGTCGCTTTAAGTGATAAACCttaacagaaaaagaaaaaaaaaacaaatcagaagaAGGAGATAAAGATTTCTTCCTCTAGGTCACCACGTAAAAATCCATCATTCACATCCATCTAACGAAATGACCATCATTTAGAAACAATAATGGACATAACAGTGTagacaataataattttctcaAGCCTATACTCCTGCCAATTCTTAAGTCCCACTAGACAAGTTTTATGTTGCTCGATAGAGCCATCATCACATATCTTGATGATGTATATCTATTTACACCCAATGAGCTTAACTCCAAAAGGGTAAAATGTGATGTCTTGAAGAGTCTGAAGTTCATCCTGCATAGCTTGACACTAACACTCTTGAGTAGAAGTATAAGAATAAGACTTAGGCACAAAAGTATTATCAAGAGTAGTTTGAagagcaaaagaagaaaaaccatatcAATCCAAAGATCGGGAAACCCTAGTAGAAGCAAGACGCGTGCACAATATGATCAGATAGTGATTTAGAAGAAGAATGAGGCAATTGGTGACATCTCTGATACACAATACCTGGCTTAAAATGAGAAGGAGTACTAAACACATCATCAAAAGGAGGAAGTGAAATAGAGGAAGATGTAGAATTAGGATAAGACGGgatgaaattttcattttaaaaaaatcacattctAAGAAATACAAAGCTTAGCATTTGCATCATAGCACATAAACCTTTTATGGGAGTCACTACAACCaagaaaagcaaattgaatagaTTGAGCAACAAGTTTATGATGTTTAATAAGAGGTAAATGAACAAAACAAACGCAACCAAAAACATGCAGAGAATTATAATAAGGAGAAACActacataaaaaagaatatagagaattaaaatgcaaaatagaaaaaggggaatgattaatcaaatctACAACTACAAATAAGCCTTCTACCTAAAATCTAGAAGGAACTAAAGATTCAAGTATCAATGTATGAACATCTAAAAGATTATGATTCTTACACTTGGCAACACCATCATATTGAGGAATGTAAGGATATAAACGCTAAGAAAGAATACTCTTTTGTTGGagaaaagattgaaaaacatGAGACATGTAATCTCCCCTGGAATCTGAGCATAAGATCTTAATACACACATAAAATTAGGTTTCTATATAGACAACAAAAGTTTAGAAGGTTAATAACATATTAGCTTTAGAACAAAGAAAATAGACCCGTGTAAAATGATTgtaatcatcaataaatgtCACAAAATACATGTATTAAGTATGAGAAAATAAATGTCACAAAATACAGGTATTGAGTATGAGAAAGAACATGACCTATACCCCAAATATCAGAatgaataatttcaaaacatgtaGAAGCATGACTATTTGTAAAGAAAAGGGTAAAAACTTGCTTTCACCAAGTTTACAAAGAgcacaatcaaataacaatgaaGAAAACTCATTGGTATTATTCAAATAATCTTGTTTTATAAGATGTGTTAGAATTATTGGGACGACCCAATTTATTATGCCAAAATTGGCTATTTTATTAACAATTGTAGaataactaaaagaaattaaacaagaaaaggaagaagattgaagaggaaaaaaatgtcCCACTTTAGGCCCCCTCGCTATCTCTTGTCCTGATACTTGATCCTGCACACAACAACTAGAATGATCAAAATGTTTTATAAGATGTGTTAGAATTATTGGGATGACCCAATTTATTATGCCAAAATTGGCTATTTTATTAACAATTGTAGaataactaaaagaaattaaacaagaaaaggaagaagattgaagaggaaaaaaatgtcCCACCTTAAGCCCCCTCACTATCTCTTGTCCTGATACTTGATCCTGCACACAACAACTAgaatgatcaaaatgaaaagaataattttCTTCTACTAATTATCCAACTGAAATGAGATTAACAGATAAATCAGAAGACACAAAGACATTAGTAAAGAAGATCCCAAGTTGCCAACCGTTTTAATAGGAAGAGTGCAACCATCGGTGATTTGAATATGTTGCTTACCATTGTAATTATTAACATCATGTAAAGCAATCGAACTGTCAATCATGTGATTGGAAGTTGCAAAATCAATTAACTAAGGAGAGGTAAGAAGATGTTTCTTACCTTAGCGACCGAGagtaaaaagggaaaaaaagtcaTATGATGAACCTGATCAGGAGTactattgaaaaacaaacctGAAAGAATAGGTTGTGTAGACGATGTAGGCATAAAAATAGACTGAACACCAGCATGAAAAGTAGAAGCAGATCGATTCTGAGGACAATTAGGACAATCTTTAATAATATGACCTTCATTCttacaataattataaaatttcctACTACAATATTTTACAATATACCTAATTTTCTTACAACTATAACACTATGGAAGAGATATATATCATCATCTACCTTGAGTA is a window encoding:
- the LOC7456212 gene encoding cytochrome P450 CYP82J17 codes for the protein MDFSFHLLAVSTVLALVLWYTLRRVRESRRKTEKGLQPPEPSGALPLIGHLHLLGAQKTLARTLAAMADKYGPIFTIRLGKHPTVVVSNLEAIKECFTTHDRILSSRPRSSHGEHLSYNYAAFGFNNSGPFWREMRKIVTIQLLSSHRLKSLRHVQVSEVNTLINDLYLLSKSNKQGSTKIDISECFERMTINMITRMIAGKRYFSSTEAEKEDEGKRIGKLMKEFMYISGVFVPSDVIPFLGWMNNFLGSVKTMKRLSRELDSLMESWIQEHKLKRLESTENTNKMEDDDFIDVMLSLLDDSMFGYSRETIIKATAMTLIIAGADTTSITLTWILSNLLNNRRSLQLAQEELDLKVGRERWAEDSDIGNLVYIQAIIKETLRLYPPGPLSVPHEATKDFCVAGYHIPKGTRLFANLWKLHRDPNLWSNPDEYMPERFLTDHANVDVLGHHFELIPFGSGRRSCPGITFALQVLHLTFARLLQGFDMKTPTGESVDMTEGVAITLPKATPLEIQITPRLSPELYYEC